Genomic segment of Mucilaginibacter sabulilitoris:
GTGGCAAAACAACCCGGATTAGCAACATTAGAGGCTCCTTTTATGGCTTCACGGTTTAACTCAGGCAGGCCATAAACAAATGTTTTAGTTTTAAACGTTGAGTTTTGGCTTAAACGAAAATCCTGGCTCAGGTCAATGATCTTGATATGATCAGGAATAGGATTTGCCTCCAGGAATTTCTTTGCATCACCATGGCCAACGCACAAGAACAGTACATCAATAGCAAAAGATAATTCACCGGTAAAACGCAGGTTGGTATCACCAAAAAGATCGGTATGTACTTCGTAAACATGATTACCTGTATTACTATTGCTGTGAACAAAAGCAATTTCTACATTAGGATGGTTGATCAGAATACGCAGCATTTCGCCGCCTGTATATCCTGCACCGCCAATAATGCCGGCACGAACTTTATTTGATGTTGATTCTGTCATTGTTTGTTGATGGATAAGAATATAAAATAAATTCCAGGTCCGTCCGGTCGTTATTACTGATAAAGTGTTGTTGACCGGGCAGTATTTCAATACCCTGCTCTGGTTTTAACTCCGTAATGTCGCCATCAATGGAGAAGGTTGCCCGTCCTTTTAAAATGAAAAATACCTGTGTAGCTTTTTCGTGATAATGCAGCTGTTCGGCAGTGTCTGGCGGCATCAATTCCTGCTTAACAGACAGAACTTCGGTATCAATAAAAGTCCATCCGTGGCAATCATCGCCCCAATTATAGTGCTTTAGGCACTCCCCCTTGGAGAAAGCCCCCCGACCCCCTAAAGGGGGAGTTGGATTGGCTGCTTTATTTTGTGTGTTGTCCATTTACCCTTTAATTAAGCATTATTTGCTCCCCCTTCAGGGGGCTGGGGGGCATTTACCTTGTGATAGATCATTACCTGGTTGCCAAATATTTTGGAGAAGCCTTTTACATCCTCCCCAGACCAGGCATTATTCATTTCGCCGTAGCTGCCAAACTTGTTCGACATCAGGTCGTGATCAGACTCAATACCAACTATCTGGAAACGGTAAGGGTGCAATTCAACAAAAACTTTGCCGCTTACATTTTGCTGGGTATCAGTTAAAAATGCCTCCATATTGCGCATGATCGGATCATGGAACTGACCTTCGTGAAGCCAGTTACCGTAAAATGCAGATAGCTGATCTTTCCATGACAGCTGCCATTTGGTTAATACATGTTTTTCTAAAGTATGATGAGCCTTGATGATCACCATTGGGGCAGCGGCCTCGAAACCTACACGGCCTTTAATGCCAATAATGGTATCGCCCACATGAATATCCCTGCCAATACCATAAGGCTGTGCTATAGCCTGTAAAGCCTGTATTGCTTTGGTTGGGTGGTCATATCTTTGTTTATCTATACCAACCAGTTCGCCTTTTTCAAAAACAAGTTCCAGATTTTTTGCTTCTGATTCGGTAACCTGGGTTGGCCATGCTTCTTCGGGCAAACCTAAATTAGAAGTAAGGGTTTCCTTGCCACCAACTGATGTTCCCCAGATGCCTTTGTTGATAGAGTACTTTGCTTTTTCAAAGTTCATATCAACACCATGTTTTTTCAGGTATTCTATCTCCTCTTCACGACTCAGTTTAAGGTCTCGGATAGGAGTAATGATCTGTACCTCAGGAACAAGAATGTTAAATATCATGTCAAACCTCACCTGGTCATTACCGGCCCCGGTGCTGCCATGCGCTACAAATTCGGCGCCTATTTCCTTAGCATAGTTAGCAATAGCAGTGGCCTGGCTCACACGTTCGGCACTTACCGAAAGCGGATAGGTGTTGTTTTTTAAAACATTGCCATAAATTAAAAAGCGAACACAAGTGTTATAAAAGTTTTTAGTTTCATCAACCACATGATGCGAGGTAACGCCCATTTTATAAGCGCGTTCTTCAACTCCTTTTAATTCTTCGTCACTAAAGCCACCCGTGTTAACAATAACAGAATGTACTTCGTAACCAAGATCCTGTGTTAAATAAATACAGCAAAATGAGGTATCTAATCCGCCGCTGTAAGCTAATACTACTTTTTTCTTCATGTTTCTTTATGAGGTTAAAACTAAAAGCAAAAGGCTTAAAGCTTTATTATGTTTCAATTATTGTCTTAATTAACTCTCCCTGAGTAACCTTTAACCTACCTTTAATCCTGACCTATTCTCTTTTTAATGGCATTTTCAATACGCTCAAGCAGGGTAGCCTTGTGCGTTATTCTTTTCATTTTTTCTTCGTCCTGTTTTTGTTTCTCTGCCGGATCAAACAACATGGCGGTGCACATGCAGTTTTTACGCTCCTTGCTGGTTAAAATGTCATAATTAACACAACTTTTACAGCCGGCCCAAAAGTTCTCGTCCTGAGTGAGTTCAGAATAAGTTACAGGCTCATATCCCAGTTCGGAATTGATCTTCATAACAGCCAATCCGGTTGTTAAACCGAAGATCTTGGCATTAGGGTATTTGGTGCGTGAAAGCTGGAAAATACGGTGTTTAATGGCTTTGGCCAAACCTGCCTTACGAAACTGCGGGTTAACAATAAGCCCAGAATTAGCCACAAAATCGCCGTGGCTCCATGTTTCAATGTAGCAGAAACCGGCCCAGGTACCGTCCTTATGCAGGGCGATAACCGCTTTGCCTTCCAGCATTTTGTTGGCAACGTACTCTGGCGAACGTTGTGCGATACCCGTACCCCGTGCTTTAGCCGATTCGGCCATTTCAATACATATCTGGGGGGCATAATCTACATGCTGGGCAGTAGCAACCTGAATATCAAAATCTTGTATGGTCATTAAAATAGATATTACCGTTAAATTAATTGGCTTAACAGCCTTAATAATTAGATGGTTTTTTTAAAAGGAAGTTTAAAAACTTTCTTTCTTTTTGAGGGTTCAGTACGGGAAATTAATTCAAACCCTTGGCATATAGGGCCTTCGTCGGGAAGGGCAGCTTAAAAAAACAGTTGAAACCAAAGCAGCGGCAGCCGGAGCAAATGTTGCTCTTATTGCGGGCTTATTTAAGCTTTGTAGATTCATTTTTTAGAGGTATTACTGTGTTTTTAAATTTTTGTGCAAAGTATCGCATTAATTTTTATTTATGCAAGAAAAATTTGATTTAATAACCCTAAGATTATATTTAGTTCTTTTTCGGTTTTTATACTGCTTGTAAATTATTGACGGTCAGATAATATAACACTGAACTTTTTAAAGGTCAAATTTTAACAATTTTCGCCCCTAAAACGAAGAAAAAACGCTTCAAAACTGCCAGAAAATTGATCGGTAATTTTGATTTTAACACTTTTTTTGAAACGCTCAGCGAGTTTTGAAAACTTTAAAAAGTTTTAACTTATTGACATGTAGTTTCCTGATAAAAATAAGCTCATTTTTAAGCCTGTTTTATCTTTAACTAAACAGCCCGGTTTCTCTTTATCCAGAGAACCGGGCCGTTTAATATATAAATGTACTTAAATTTTTTACCTTTTCAAAGTTTGTCTTTTGGGGAGACGCTTCGGCATTCGTTAGGCTTACTTCTTTTCTTCAAACTTATCCAATACAAATCTCAGCTTTCTATCCGGCGATTGTGGACTTTCGGCAACAAGGGTAACTTTTCCGTCTTTGCCTTCAATGGTTAATACGTAATCTTTTTCGCCGTTTCCGTCCTCATCTTTTAGTGTAGTATTAATTACCGATTTTCCTTCTTTAAATGGTGTTTGCCAGTTGCAGTTGTTTGATTTGATGGTGCCCGTCAGCGTTTGTTTTCCGTTCTCGATATTAACGGAGATATTTTTGTCATTTATTTCAATAATGGTTTGCTCATCTGCAGTTCGCTCCAGGTTGCCGCTCCCGTCCAGGTGCTCGGTTTTTGAAGTTACAAGGTTTAGTTTTTTGTCGCATTGTGCGAAGGTTACGGTGCAGCCGGCAATGAGCAGCAGCAATGTAATAATGGTTGATTTCATGGGATTTGCTTTTTTTGGTTAATAACTTAAATAAAGATAGGTGTTTTATATAGTATTATGCAATACATAGTACTATTTTAATATAATAAAAAGCATATCTATTTGTTAATGAGTTATTAAATCATCTTATCTAAACCTTTTGTAAAACGGATTAGACTGATTTACCCTTTAGCTATGATGTCATTGATAATCATATCGGCATGGATACGGGAGTTTTCAATGAACCATAAATGGGTATCCAAACCACCGCAAACCACACCGGCAAGGTACAAGCCGGGCAGGTTGGTCTCCATGGTTTCGTGGTTGTATTGGGGTATGAATTTATCTTCAGACAGTATAATCCCCAGTTTTTTCAGGAAATCGAAATTGGGTTTATAGCCGGTCATGGCCATTACATAATCATTTGGAATAGTAATCAGTCCTTCCGGGGTTTTAATATCAACCTCATGCTCGCGGATGGCTTCGAGGTTGGAGTTAAAGTATGCCTTG
This window contains:
- a CDS encoding cupin domain-containing protein, which translates into the protein MDNTQNKAANPTPPLGGRGAFSKGECLKHYNWGDDCHGWTFIDTEVLSVKQELMPPDTAEQLHYHEKATQVFFILKGRATFSIDGDITELKPEQGIEILPGQQHFISNNDRTDLEFILYSYPSTNNDRINIK
- the argG gene encoding argininosuccinate synthase: MKKKVVLAYSGGLDTSFCCIYLTQDLGYEVHSVIVNTGGFSDEELKGVEERAYKMGVTSHHVVDETKNFYNTCVRFLIYGNVLKNNTYPLSVSAERVSQATAIANYAKEIGAEFVAHGSTGAGNDQVRFDMIFNILVPEVQIITPIRDLKLSREEEIEYLKKHGVDMNFEKAKYSINKGIWGTSVGGKETLTSNLGLPEEAWPTQVTESEAKNLELVFEKGELVGIDKQRYDHPTKAIQALQAIAQPYGIGRDIHVGDTIIGIKGRVGFEAAAPMVIIKAHHTLEKHVLTKWQLSWKDQLSAFYGNWLHEGQFHDPIMRNMEAFLTDTQQNVSGKVFVELHPYRFQIVGIESDHDLMSNKFGSYGEMNNAWSGEDVKGFSKIFGNQVMIYHKVNAPQPPEGGANNA
- a CDS encoding GNAT family N-acetyltransferase yields the protein MTIQDFDIQVATAQHVDYAPQICIEMAESAKARGTGIAQRSPEYVANKMLEGKAVIALHKDGTWAGFCYIETWSHGDFVANSGLIVNPQFRKAGLAKAIKHRIFQLSRTKYPNAKIFGLTTGLAVMKINSELGYEPVTYSELTQDENFWAGCKSCVNYDILTSKERKNCMCTAMLFDPAEKQKQDEEKMKRITHKATLLERIENAIKKRIGQD